The following proteins are encoded in a genomic region of Pikeienuella piscinae:
- a CDS encoding ABC transporter ATP-binding protein, whose translation MTITFGQGDNLTTVVDGLTFDLRAGETLALVGESGSGKSVSTLAAVGLIAARGGSLRSGKSLYRAASGETLDLTRTPERLLRRVRGLEIGLVFQEPMTSLNPVFPIGRQISDAARYHQGISDSAARALALDMLNRVRIADAEKRLDQYPHEFSGGMRQRAMIAMALSCNPRLLIADEPTTALDVTVQAEILSLIKHLQKDLGTSVLFISHDLSVVSEMSDRVVIMKEGKKVEEGSAVDVLLRPQATYTRNLLSVVPKLGETRDSAGPVRIPIIDQEGARPDAVPAKASPPADPNSGPLLKVVDLTKTYQMRKGLLRRIVGEVHAARSVSFEIDRGRTLGLVGESGSGKSTVGRCILRLIEPDAGSVMVDGTDVTKLTHREMDRLRGELQIVFQDPYASLNPRKTAGNIVGEPLIIHRGATGTELEDRVAWLFEKVGLLPEHMDRYPHEFSGGQRQRIGIARAIALNPKLIVGDEPVSALDVSVRAQIVNLMIDLQEEFGISYLFISHDMAVVERMSHDIAVMRAGEIVEIGDRRKVLSDPRHPYTQKLISAVPAIDPGRRARFRPLSVDTPVSALRPPNWSPKPIRYEAASSNHKFAVGD comes from the coding sequence TTGACCATCACCTTCGGTCAGGGAGATAACCTCACAACGGTTGTGGACGGTCTGACCTTCGATCTGCGGGCGGGAGAAACCCTCGCCCTGGTCGGGGAGTCAGGCTCGGGTAAATCCGTCTCGACGCTTGCTGCCGTCGGGTTGATCGCTGCGCGGGGCGGGAGCCTGCGATCAGGCAAGTCCCTCTATCGCGCGGCGTCCGGCGAAACGCTGGACCTGACCCGGACGCCCGAACGGCTGTTGCGTCGCGTCCGCGGGCTGGAGATCGGCCTGGTCTTCCAGGAGCCGATGACATCGCTCAATCCGGTGTTTCCGATCGGCCGGCAAATTTCGGACGCCGCCCGCTATCACCAGGGAATTTCCGACAGCGCGGCGCGCGCGCTCGCGCTCGACATGCTCAATCGGGTGCGCATCGCGGATGCCGAGAAACGCCTGGATCAGTACCCGCATGAGTTTTCGGGCGGAATGCGCCAGCGGGCGATGATCGCCATGGCGCTCTCGTGCAATCCGCGCCTGCTAATCGCGGACGAACCCACCACCGCGCTCGATGTGACCGTGCAGGCGGAAATCCTGAGCCTAATCAAACACCTGCAGAAGGACTTGGGGACCTCGGTCCTGTTCATTTCTCACGACCTGAGCGTAGTGAGCGAGATGAGCGACCGCGTCGTCATTATGAAGGAGGGAAAAAAGGTCGAAGAGGGTTCGGCCGTGGATGTCCTCTTGAGGCCACAGGCCACCTACACGAGGAACCTGCTGAGCGTGGTGCCCAAGCTGGGAGAGACGCGCGACTCCGCCGGCCCCGTTCGGATTCCCATCATCGACCAGGAAGGGGCCCGGCCGGACGCTGTTCCGGCGAAGGCTTCGCCTCCGGCCGACCCGAATTCCGGGCCGCTCCTGAAGGTGGTTGACCTGACCAAGACCTATCAGATGCGCAAGGGCCTGCTGCGGCGGATCGTCGGCGAAGTGCATGCCGCGCGATCCGTCAGCTTCGAGATCGACCGCGGCCGGACTCTCGGGCTGGTCGGGGAAAGCGGAAGTGGCAAGTCCACCGTCGGCCGTTGCATTCTGCGCCTCATCGAGCCCGACGCCGGGTCGGTGATGGTGGACGGGACAGACGTGACCAAGCTGACGCACCGGGAAATGGACCGGCTTCGCGGAGAGTTGCAGATCGTGTTCCAGGATCCTTACGCCTCGCTCAATCCGCGCAAGACGGCTGGCAACATCGTCGGTGAGCCCCTGATCATCCACCGCGGGGCGACCGGAACCGAGCTCGAGGACCGTGTGGCATGGCTATTCGAAAAGGTTGGCTTGCTGCCCGAGCATATGGACCGCTATCCGCATGAATTCTCTGGCGGCCAGCGTCAGAGAATCGGCATCGCCCGCGCCATCGCGCTCAATCCGAAACTGATCGTCGGGGACGAGCCGGTTTCGGCGCTGGATGTTTCGGTCCGGGCGCAGATTGTCAATCTGATGATCGATCTTCAGGAAGAGTTCGGCATTTCCTACCTGTTCATTTCTCATGACATGGCGGTTGTGGAGCGCATGAGCCATGATATCGCCGTCATGCGCGCTGGCGAAATCGTCGAGATCGGCGATCGCAGGAAAGTGCTGTCGGACCCCAGGCATCCCTATACGCAGAAACTGATTTCGGCCGTCCCGGCGATCGACCCGGGCCGCCGCGCGCGGTTCCGGCCGCTATCGGTCGATACGCCCGTCAGCGCGCTCCGCCCGCCCAATTGGAGTCCCAAGCCGATCAGATACGAGGCCGCCTCCAGCAATCACAAGTTCGCCGTCGGCGATTAG
- a CDS encoding pyridoxal phosphate-dependent aminotransferase — protein MPQFAARLNTIVTAEASQLLSEVKEMQRNGRDIAMLCVGEPDFDTHPRTGDAAKAAIDAGATKYAPLAGVHELRQAICDKLRRDNGLNFTVENVIACTGGKQVIYNAFMATLDPGDEVIVPAPYWAGYPDVIRICGAAPVFAETRDVDDFILRADTLECAISDRTKWLILNSPSNPTGAMHDRSDLEALADVLRRHPDIWILCDDIYEHIRFDDAPFVTLAQVAPDLKDRVLIANGCSKSYAMTGWRLGFGAGTSELIDRMITIQSQVTLAPSTISQWAAVRALEENLSIQGEQLATLLRRRDLAVSMLNQTAGLNCNRPKGAFYIYVNCARIIGRSTPDGRVIETDREFCRYLLDAADVAVMPGAAYGLSPYFRLSYAIDTEELERALARIQTACAALR, from the coding sequence ATGCCGCAGTTCGCCGCCCGTCTGAACACCATCGTCACCGCCGAAGCCTCACAATTGCTGAGCGAGGTGAAGGAGATGCAGCGAAACGGGCGTGACATCGCCATGCTCTGTGTCGGAGAGCCGGATTTCGATACGCACCCGCGCACAGGCGACGCGGCCAAGGCCGCGATCGACGCGGGAGCGACGAAATATGCGCCGCTCGCCGGCGTCCATGAGCTGCGCCAGGCGATCTGCGACAAGCTTCGGCGCGACAATGGTCTGAATTTCACCGTCGAGAACGTCATCGCCTGCACCGGCGGCAAGCAGGTGATCTACAACGCCTTCATGGCTACGCTTGATCCGGGCGACGAGGTGATCGTTCCGGCGCCCTATTGGGCCGGCTACCCGGATGTGATCCGGATCTGCGGCGCCGCTCCCGTTTTTGCGGAAACCCGGGATGTGGACGACTTCATCCTACGGGCGGATACCCTGGAGTGCGCGATCAGCGACAGGACGAAGTGGCTGATCCTGAACAGCCCCTCCAATCCGACCGGCGCCATGCATGACCGGAGCGATCTGGAGGCGCTTGCCGACGTGCTGCGCCGACATCCCGATATCTGGATCCTGTGCGACGATATCTATGAGCACATTCGCTTCGACGACGCGCCATTCGTCACGCTCGCGCAGGTCGCGCCTGATCTGAAGGATCGGGTGCTGATTGCGAACGGGTGCTCAAAAAGTTACGCCATGACCGGTTGGAGACTTGGGTTCGGCGCCGGGACTTCCGAACTGATCGATCGGATGATCACCATTCAGTCTCAGGTCACGCTGGCGCCCTCCACGATCAGCCAGTGGGCCGCGGTGCGGGCGCTGGAGGAAAACCTGTCGATCCAGGGAGAGCAACTGGCGACGCTCCTTCGGCGCCGGGACCTGGCCGTCTCCATGTTGAACCAGACCGCAGGACTGAACTGCAATCGTCCCAAAGGCGCATTTTACATCTATGTGAACTGCGCCCGGATCATCGGAAGATCGACGCCTGACGGTAGGGTGATCGAGACCGACCGAGAGTTCTGCAGATACCTGCTGGATGCAGCGGACGTCGCTGTCATGCCGGGCGCCGCCTATGGTCTCTCACCCTATTTCCGGCTGTCTTACGCCATCGACACCGAGGAATTGGAGCGGGCGCTGGCGCGTATCCAGACAGCGTGCGCCGCGCTTCGCTAA
- a CDS encoding Lrp/AsnC family transcriptional regulator, translating into MPVQLDDLDLRLLRELQRSNQLPVSELADRVHSSPATCIRRVKRMREEGVIVADVSIIDPAMFGKSMTVIVEVTIERERPELIDLFKRSVLKNERILHCYYVTGDADFVLLVHVADMEEYDAIITDLFHDNTNIKQFKSLIAIRKIKSSTHYPVTRYTGAESAR; encoded by the coding sequence ATGCCCGTTCAGCTTGATGACCTCGACCTTCGCCTCTTGAGAGAGCTGCAAAGAAGCAATCAGCTGCCGGTTTCGGAGCTTGCCGACCGGGTGCACAGTTCGCCAGCCACTTGCATTCGTCGCGTGAAACGCATGCGGGAAGAGGGCGTCATCGTCGCGGATGTCTCGATCATCGACCCCGCCATGTTCGGCAAGAGCATGACCGTCATCGTCGAGGTCACCATCGAACGCGAGCGACCGGAACTGATCGATCTCTTCAAGAGATCCGTCTTGAAGAACGAGCGGATATTGCACTGCTACTACGTCACCGGGGACGCAGATTTCGTGCTGCTCGTTCATGTCGCCGATATGGAGGAATACGATGCGATCATCACCGACCTCTTTCACGACAACACGAACATCAAGCAGTTCAAGTCCTTGATCGCCATCCGCAAGATCAAGAGTTCCACCCACTACCCCGTTACGCGATATACTGGGGCGGAATCGGCCCGCTGA
- a CDS encoding amino acid ABC transporter permease produces the protein MGGIGYEWDFASVFAYWDVLLAGLEGTLSLFAVCVVLGLGGGLVVGTLRYARNRAIRLPASAFVEVFRNIPVLVQIIWFYFAFPIIVPFEVSPYMAAVLGISLNTMAFSAEIFRGGIQSMEPGQWEAAKAIGMTYNQTLRRVILPQAIKRMLPALTNRGIEVFKMSTLASIVAYVETLQQAKLIASLEYNPIESYTVVALLFFVILYPIVQATYALERRFGKSD, from the coding sequence ATGGGGGGCATAGGATACGAGTGGGATTTCGCCTCTGTCTTCGCCTATTGGGACGTTCTTCTGGCCGGGCTTGAGGGCACGCTGTCGCTCTTCGCGGTCTGCGTGGTTCTGGGCCTGGGCGGTGGGCTGGTCGTCGGCACGCTGCGCTACGCCCGCAACCGGGCGATCCGTCTGCCCGCCTCCGCCTTTGTCGAGGTCTTTCGCAATATTCCGGTGCTGGTCCAGATTATCTGGTTCTACTTCGCCTTCCCCATCATCGTCCCGTTCGAAGTCAGCCCATACATGGCCGCGGTTCTAGGTATTTCGCTCAACACGATGGCGTTCTCGGCGGAGATCTTCCGCGGCGGCATCCAGTCGATGGAGCCGGGCCAATGGGAGGCGGCGAAGGCGATCGGCATGACCTACAACCAGACGCTGCGCCGGGTGATCCTGCCGCAGGCGATCAAGCGCATGCTGCCGGCGCTGACCAATCGCGGCATCGAGGTTTTCAAGATGTCGACGCTGGCCTCGATCGTCGCCTATGTGGAGACGCTCCAGCAGGCGAAGCTGATCGCCTCGTTGGAGTACAATCCCATCGAATCCTACACCGTGGTGGCGCTTCTGTTCTTCGTCATTCTCTATCCCATCGTCCAGGCCACCTATGCGCTGGAACGGCGGTTCGGCAAAAGCGATTGA
- a CDS encoding threonine ammonia-lyase yields the protein MGLSDFLGAQVWLKVETISPIASFKARGALNHILLAQEAGSCRGAVTSSTGNHGQGVAYAAKMVGVPADIFLPLNSVAIKKRMIALFGGTVHEIGRDIDAAKEHARNFAEERNATFVDDGESVAMIEGAATVGLEIAEGLDGIDRIYTPMGSGVLASGIGLSARNRQEQAEVIAVQSHGAPAMYESFHAGKPVEREIDTFADCIVCRVPAVRALDGILNWVDDCRLVTDDELLSAMHSMMVLGHLLVEPGAASVLARAYRDREEIKGKTVVLVVSGANVDSGMIARALGSPQLGGA from the coding sequence ATGGGCCTGTCGGACTTTCTGGGGGCGCAAGTCTGGTTGAAGGTCGAGACGATCTCGCCGATCGCGAGCTTCAAGGCCCGCGGCGCATTGAACCACATCCTTCTGGCGCAGGAGGCGGGAAGCTGTCGTGGCGCGGTGACATCTTCGACCGGTAATCACGGCCAGGGCGTCGCATATGCCGCAAAGATGGTGGGCGTTCCCGCCGATATCTTCCTCCCGCTCAACAGCGTGGCGATCAAGAAACGCATGATCGCCCTGTTCGGGGGGACGGTGCACGAGATCGGTCGCGACATAGACGCCGCCAAGGAACATGCTCGCAATTTCGCCGAAGAGCGCAATGCGACCTTCGTGGATGATGGCGAGTCGGTCGCGATGATCGAGGGCGCGGCGACAGTCGGTCTTGAAATCGCCGAGGGTCTGGACGGCATCGATCGGATTTATACTCCGATGGGAAGCGGCGTCCTTGCGTCGGGGATCGGCCTGTCGGCGAGAAATCGCCAAGAGCAGGCCGAGGTCATCGCGGTGCAGTCACACGGCGCGCCGGCGATGTACGAAAGTTTCCACGCCGGAAAACCGGTTGAACGGGAGATCGACACTTTCGCGGATTGCATCGTCTGCCGGGTGCCGGCCGTGCGGGCGCTCGACGGGATTCTGAATTGGGTCGACGACTGTCGGCTGGTTACGGACGATGAGCTTCTGAGCGCCATGCACTCTATGATGGTCCTCGGCCATCTGCTGGTCGAGCCCGGCGCGGCATCGGTGCTGGCGCGCGCCTATCGCGACAGGGAAGAGATCAAGGGAAAGACTGTCGTGCTGGTGGTTTCGGGTGCGAATGTCGATAGCGGCATGATCGCGCGCGCCCTGGGCAGTCCGCAATTGGGCGGCGCGTGA
- a CDS encoding transporter substrate-binding domain-containing protein, which translates to MKQFMRTAARTLAALAVTAAASLTVSAAAAQSTWETIKERGTLRIGVAQAPPWFSKDPRTGEWNSGLGISVGKAMAETLGVELETVEITWGTAIAALETGKIDIQFQMDATPERALVVDFPKQPFDFVSLAVLANDDLDTSTWAGLNKPEISIAVPQATSMDAFLTRNTPNADIQRFPDNAGAIAAFQSGRVDAVSLFFPPLLSALKKLGHGKVVIPQPAFSSPSSAAVRREPDKTFRDWVDTTIYYYYETGQTQKWYEEVVAEFGLDPAKVPPIQRELLFLK; encoded by the coding sequence ATGAAACAATTCATGCGAACAGCGGCGCGGACGCTCGCCGCGCTCGCGGTGACGGCGGCGGCGAGCCTCACCGTCTCGGCGGCGGCGGCGCAATCGACCTGGGAGACGATCAAGGAGCGCGGCACGTTGCGCATCGGCGTGGCGCAGGCCCCGCCCTGGTTCTCGAAGGATCCGCGCACCGGCGAATGGAACAGCGGCCTGGGCATCAGCGTCGGCAAGGCGATGGCAGAAACCCTCGGCGTCGAACTTGAGACGGTCGAGATCACCTGGGGCACAGCGATCGCGGCGCTAGAGACGGGCAAGATCGACATCCAGTTCCAGATGGACGCGACGCCGGAACGCGCGCTGGTCGTCGATTTTCCCAAACAGCCCTTCGATTTCGTGTCGCTGGCGGTGCTGGCGAACGACGATCTGGACACCTCGACCTGGGCTGGTCTCAACAAGCCCGAAATTTCGATCGCGGTGCCGCAGGCGACTTCGATGGACGCGTTCCTGACGCGCAACACGCCGAACGCGGATATCCAGCGTTTCCCGGACAACGCCGGCGCGATCGCGGCGTTCCAGTCCGGGCGCGTGGACGCGGTGTCGCTGTTCTTCCCGCCGCTTCTGTCTGCGCTGAAGAAACTGGGTCATGGCAAGGTGGTCATACCCCAGCCGGCGTTCAGCTCGCCCTCCAGCGCGGCGGTGCGGCGTGAACCCGACAAGACGTTCCGCGACTGGGTCGATACGACGATCTACTATTACTATGAAACCGGCCAGACGCAGAAATGGTACGAAGAGGTCGTCGCCGAATTCGGTCTCGACCCGGCGAAAGTGCCGCCGATCCAGCGCGAATTGCTGTTCCTGAAATGA
- a CDS encoding GntR family transcriptional regulator — MTSLKPVSGQTLSYQVEEQLRAFIFSGAVRPSERMTETALASRLKVSRGPLREAIFRLIEDGLIVKEAYKSIRVRPTSVKELRELTSMRLTLESFAFRQAWDKRTDADLAEIDARCARLVAAVEGEDRREAILDREVAFHGWVFEMSGHSLLLASWRSLTPLLRFYLSIHQQKFGFHAFFAATAKEYSALARGDDLEAMQRHLRGHLEMGLEKVVRSFDGDAPEDARLEESQEKAVKE; from the coding sequence ATGACCTCTCTCAAACCCGTCTCCGGCCAGACGCTGAGCTATCAGGTCGAAGAGCAACTGCGCGCCTTCATCTTCAGCGGCGCGGTCCGACCGTCCGAGCGGATGACGGAGACCGCGCTCGCCAGCCGGTTGAAGGTCAGCCGGGGGCCGCTGCGCGAGGCGATCTTCCGGTTGATCGAAGATGGCCTGATCGTGAAGGAGGCCTACAAGAGCATTCGCGTCCGCCCGACCAGCGTGAAGGAGCTTCGCGAACTGACGTCCATGCGTCTGACGCTAGAGAGTTTCGCCTTTCGGCAGGCTTGGGACAAACGTACGGATGCTGACCTCGCGGAGATCGACGCGCGGTGCGCGCGACTTGTCGCCGCCGTGGAGGGTGAAGACCGGCGCGAGGCCATTCTCGACAGGGAGGTCGCCTTTCACGGTTGGGTGTTCGAGATGTCAGGTCATTCCCTGCTGCTCGCTAGCTGGCGGAGCCTGACGCCGCTGCTGCGATTCTATCTCTCAATACATCAGCAGAAATTCGGGTTTCATGCGTTTTTCGCCGCGACCGCCAAGGAATACAGCGCCCTTGCGCGCGGCGACGACCTGGAAGCCATGCAGCGCCATCTTCGCGGGCATCTGGAGATGGGCCTCGAAAAGGTCGTGCGCAGCTTCGACGGCGATGCGCCCGAGGATGCGCGCTTAGAAGAGTCCCAGGAAAAGGCGGTGAAAGAATGA
- a CDS encoding amino acid ABC transporter ATP-binding protein: protein MRDVIKVENLCKRFGAQEVLKGIDMQVREGETVVLLGSSGSGKSTLLRCINFMEEPSAGRVTLRGEAVGSERGGRIVYRERELCKLRTRIGMVFQHFNLFPHMTTLQNVMEGQRVVLGRSAAEAEEKAMRQLARMGLEDKAPEYPARLSGGQKQRVAIARALAMDPEVMLFDEVTSALDPELVGEVLKAMRQLAEEGMTMICVTHEIGFAYHVANRVMFLHEGRILEQGPPQDMLVTPESARVREFLEGHSLFKLPH, encoded by the coding sequence GTGCGCGACGTCATCAAAGTAGAGAATTTGTGCAAACGCTTCGGCGCGCAAGAGGTGCTCAAAGGCATCGACATGCAGGTGCGCGAGGGCGAAACCGTCGTGCTTCTGGGCTCCAGCGGCTCGGGAAAGAGCACGCTGCTGCGCTGCATCAACTTCATGGAGGAGCCGAGCGCCGGCCGCGTCACCCTGCGTGGCGAGGCGGTTGGCAGCGAACGCGGCGGTAGGATCGTGTATCGTGAGCGTGAGCTCTGCAAGCTGCGCACGCGGATCGGGATGGTGTTCCAGCATTTCAACCTCTTTCCGCACATGACCACATTGCAGAACGTCATGGAGGGGCAGCGCGTGGTTCTCGGCCGCTCCGCGGCGGAGGCCGAGGAAAAAGCGATGCGCCAACTGGCGCGGATGGGGCTGGAGGACAAGGCGCCCGAGTATCCCGCGCGCCTTTCCGGTGGCCAGAAGCAACGCGTCGCGATCGCGCGCGCGCTAGCCATGGACCCGGAGGTGATGCTGTTCGACGAGGTCACCTCGGCGCTGGACCCTGAATTGGTGGGCGAGGTGTTGAAAGCCATGCGCCAACTGGCCGAGGAGGGCATGACGATGATCTGCGTCACCCATGAGATCGGTTTCGCCTATCACGTCGCGAACCGCGTGATGTTCCTGCATGAGGGGCGGATTCTCGAACAAGGGCCGCCACAGGACATGCTCGTAACCCCCGAGAGCGCGCGCGTGCGCGAGTTCCTCGAGGGGCATTCGCTGTTCAAACTGCCGCACTGA
- a CDS encoding NADPH:quinone reductase, whose protein sequence is MKAISVHEFGGPEKLRMETHPDPAPAPGEVVVAIRAAGVNPADVYMRRGGYRLTPALPYIPGGDAAGEIVAVGGDARRLKVGQRVFIASTLGVAIDPHAGFTGCYAERVARPEEQVLALPDGVSFAQAAALGLPYTTAHFCLFARGGAQAGETVFIHGASGSVGTAAVQLAKRAGLRVIGSAGSAEGLELIRREGVDHPVDHSRPGYLDEVRRLPAPQLILEMLADRNLAADIDVIAPGGRIVIVGCRGETTINPRSLMAKDADIRGVMIWNAAADQIRSVLQDVLAGVAEGALRPVVGREMPLSEAARAQEAVIADGNNGKIVLIP, encoded by the coding sequence ATGAAAGCCATATCCGTTCACGAATTCGGCGGCCCCGAGAAGTTGCGCATGGAGACGCATCCGGACCCGGCGCCGGCCCCCGGCGAAGTCGTCGTCGCGATCCGCGCCGCCGGCGTCAATCCGGCCGACGTCTACATGCGGAGGGGCGGCTACCGGCTCACACCTGCGCTGCCCTACATTCCGGGCGGCGACGCGGCCGGCGAGATTGTCGCTGTGGGCGGCGATGCGCGGCGTCTGAAAGTTGGTCAGCGCGTCTTCATCGCTTCGACGCTGGGGGTCGCCATCGACCCGCATGCTGGTTTCACGGGGTGCTATGCGGAACGGGTCGCGCGTCCCGAAGAGCAGGTGCTGGCCCTGCCGGACGGGGTTTCGTTTGCGCAGGCGGCGGCCTTGGGTTTGCCCTACACGACCGCGCATTTCTGTCTTTTCGCGCGCGGGGGTGCGCAGGCCGGGGAAACCGTTTTCATCCACGGCGCCAGCGGCTCGGTCGGGACGGCGGCCGTCCAGCTGGCGAAACGCGCGGGCCTTAGGGTGATCGGCAGCGCGGGAAGCGCGGAGGGTCTTGAACTTATCCGGCGGGAGGGCGTCGATCACCCCGTCGATCATTCGCGGCCCGGGTATCTGGACGAGGTCCGCCGGCTCCCCGCGCCGCAGCTGATCCTGGAGATGCTGGCCGACAGGAACCTCGCCGCGGATATCGACGTCATCGCGCCTGGCGGCCGGATCGTCATCGTCGGCTGCCGAGGCGAGACGACGATCAACCCCCGTTCGCTGATGGCGAAGGACGCGGATATTCGCGGCGTCATGATCTGGAACGCGGCGGCCGATCAGATCAGGTCGGTATTGCAGGATGTTCTCGCCGGCGTCGCGGAGGGCGCGCTCCGGCCGGTCGTGGGGCGCGAGATGCCGCTGAGCGAAGCGGCGCGCGCGCAGGAAGCGGTCATCGCCGACGGGAATAACGGCAAGATCGTTCTGATCCCCTGA
- a CDS encoding amino acid ABC transporter permease, with amino-acid sequence MHDWNFLAVFADWEFLLLGLVNSLKVAGLALTFGVPLGLLIALGRLSRIRPLRILCTFVIEFFRTTPPLVQLFWFFFALPILIDVRMTPFIASVATLSIQSSAFFAEVFRGGINSIDKGQWEAAKAIGMTRGESLRRIILPQAVKRMIPAFVERSIELFKTTTLISTVSYADLMFQANELAQKTFRPLEVYTVVAGIYFLLILVFSQVSIVLEKRLALSGDSTVR; translated from the coding sequence TTGCACGACTGGAATTTCCTCGCCGTTTTCGCAGATTGGGAATTCCTGCTTCTCGGTCTGGTCAATTCCCTCAAAGTGGCGGGGCTCGCGCTGACGTTCGGCGTTCCCCTCGGCCTCCTGATCGCGTTGGGTCGCCTGTCGCGGATCAGGCCGCTGCGCATCCTCTGCACCTTTGTGATCGAGTTCTTCCGAACCACGCCGCCGCTGGTGCAACTTTTCTGGTTCTTCTTCGCCCTGCCGATCCTGATCGACGTACGAATGACGCCGTTCATCGCCTCCGTCGCGACGCTCTCTATTCAGTCCTCCGCGTTTTTCGCGGAGGTGTTTCGGGGTGGCATCAACTCGATCGACAAGGGGCAGTGGGAGGCCGCGAAGGCGATCGGCATGACGCGGGGAGAGTCATTGCGGCGCATCATCCTGCCGCAGGCCGTCAAGCGGATGATTCCAGCGTTCGTCGAACGATCGATCGAGTTGTTCAAGACCACGACGCTGATCTCCACGGTCTCCTACGCCGACCTGATGTTCCAGGCCAACGAGTTGGCGCAGAAAACCTTCCGTCCGCTCGAAGTCTATACGGTGGTAGCCGGAATCTACTTCCTGCTGATTCTGGTCTTTTCGCAGGTTTCGATCGTGCTTGAGAAGCGACTCGCCCTCAGCGGCGATTCGACGGTGCGCTGA
- the argE gene encoding acetylornithine deacetylase, producing MNVPEEHLAAAVGILEQLVAFDTTSHRSNMELVTWVNALLSELGATTSILPSPDGRKANLFATLGPVRDGGLVLSGHSDVVPADAADWASPPFELSRRGDRLHGRGACDMKGSIACALAFAKRFDAKSSPIPIHLALSYDEELGCLGVPGIISEFGRTLPKPGMVFVVEPTSMRPIVAHKGYLAYETRFLGEPAHSSRPGDGISAIRIAVAFISALEALGEELSRGVNVADMTPSFSTINVGRIEGGLATNVVPPQCRILWELRPVPGVEVQAVLDRLGVLVARSLEKVIPVADIGSRIVTRETGAEPTFSDPSGPAFRLVQELTGCEGGDTAAYGSEAGFFHAAGISTVIMGPGDVLQAHRIDEYIEIDQLAAGLGFLDALELRLRRNGVDGP from the coding sequence ATGAACGTGCCAGAAGAACATCTCGCCGCGGCCGTCGGCATCCTCGAGCAGTTGGTCGCGTTCGACACCACGTCGCACCGGTCGAACATGGAGCTCGTCACCTGGGTGAACGCCCTGCTTTCCGAGCTTGGCGCGACCACCTCCATTCTCCCGTCGCCGGACGGAAGGAAGGCGAATCTTTTCGCCACCCTCGGTCCGGTGAGGGACGGCGGGCTGGTGCTCTCGGGCCATTCTGACGTGGTTCCGGCAGACGCCGCGGACTGGGCGAGTCCGCCTTTCGAACTGTCGCGGCGTGGCGATCGTCTGCACGGGCGCGGCGCATGTGACATGAAGGGGTCGATCGCCTGTGCGCTGGCCTTCGCCAAACGGTTCGATGCGAAATCGTCGCCGATTCCGATTCACCTTGCGCTTTCCTATGATGAGGAACTGGGCTGCCTCGGGGTGCCGGGCATCATTTCCGAATTTGGTCGGACCCTGCCGAAGCCGGGTATGGTGTTCGTCGTCGAGCCGACCAGCATGCGGCCTATCGTGGCCCACAAGGGGTATCTCGCCTATGAGACGCGGTTCCTCGGGGAACCCGCGCATTCAAGCCGCCCCGGGGACGGGATCAGCGCCATTCGTATCGCCGTGGCGTTCATCTCGGCTCTGGAAGCGCTTGGCGAGGAACTGTCTCGTGGCGTCAACGTCGCCGACATGACCCCTTCTTTCTCGACAATCAATGTCGGGCGCATCGAAGGGGGGCTGGCCACCAATGTCGTGCCGCCACAATGCAGAATTCTGTGGGAATTGCGTCCGGTGCCGGGGGTGGAGGTTCAGGCGGTTCTCGACCGTCTCGGCGTGCTGGTCGCCCGGTCCCTGGAAAAGGTCATTCCGGTCGCCGATATCGGGTCGCGGATCGTGACCAGGGAAACCGGCGCCGAGCCGACGTTCTCGGACCCGTCCGGCCCGGCGTTTCGCCTTGTCCAGGAACTCACCGGCTGTGAAGGTGGCGATACCGCCGCCTACGGATCCGAGGCGGGATTCTTTCACGCGGCGGGGATCTCGACCGTCATCATGGGGCCGGGCGATGTGCTGCAGGCTCACAGGATCGACGAGTATATCGAGATCGATCAACTCGCCGCCGGGCTCGGCTTTCTCGACGCCCTCGAACTGCGGCTGCGTCGGAATGGAGTCGACGGCCCATGA